The following proteins are co-located in the Acidicapsa acidisoli genome:
- a CDS encoding DEAD/DEAH box helicase gives MQIPPELAWAHPVTAEWFVRKFGTPTEPQVQGWPSILAGEPTLISAPTGSGKTLAAFLVCIDRLLRQSIEGSLAPATQVAYVSPLKALSNDVQKNLDGPLAEIQQLALERGYLSMGIRTGVRTGDTLTKERSAMLRNPPHILVTTPESLYILLTAGKSREHLRSVNTVIVDEIHAMADDKRGAHLSLSLERLEALVCRENKAAAARYLTGLITPPQRIGLSATQNPINLVARFLTGVDPSRRAATIIQVGQRRELDIAIEVPSDELSSVTSNVMWEEIFDKLAAHAQNHRSTLVFVNTRRLVEKISFALSERLGIEHVAAHHGSLSRTLRLDAEQRLKRGEIKILVATASLELGIDIGDIDLVCQIASTRAVAVAMQRVGRAGHWRGAVPKGRLFATTRDDLLEQAALIRKMRAGELDLLEIPPQPADVLMQQIVAACGAESWDVDCLYNTFRRAYSYRDLTRVQFDELIAILSNGIESSRGRYGAYLMHDRVQGQLHPRRGARMISISNGGAIPDTALFSVILQPEGVQIATLDEHFAVDSSPGDVILLGNTSWRVQRIEAAGRVLVEDANGAPPSVPFWTGEAPQRTGVLCDGVSELREAISGKTSNVAPGYISAAQPEIAEAVGWVMEECGVCPSGAQQLIAYIVAGRAVLGAVPSKTTIIAERFFDEGGGMQLILHAPFGGRINKAWGLALRKRFCRGFNFELQAAATDNGINISLAEQHSFPLSDVFQFLTEQTVKGLLEQASIASPIFKTRWRWAAGRSLQLLRTSKGKRIAPQVQRTRSDDLMASVFPQAAACFETIVGDIQIPGHPLVREVMQDVLQEAMDLEGLIGVLRGIQDGSIRCLAVDTPVPSQFAHELLNANPYAFLDEAGLEERRARAVSLRGTIPASMLQEAGRLDPRAIDTVRSECWPDLRDEHELHDLLMSLVAFPVSLLNTNPTRSWPRLYEELTRTGRAQTLVCTGVPCWVATEQLPLAEALWPSSTITIKPFDTEEALKKCAQGWLQLMGPVTANDFAGRLLLSPASVYQTFLGMEIQGLLIRGSFEKSATAKDHEIEWCERRILQRIHRLTLSILRKQVEAVTPAVYMRWVLGWQHLAPQTQLTGEEGLFEVLSQLEGFEAPAIEWERTILPARVANYNPRWLDQLCLSGAVGWGRVSPHPAWSAGDESVPRRVIPTNAAPITFFVRDSAQWLPYALAEQCVDEKKLRLALSTEALSVRDLLRQRGACFADDIQRLLNLTRQQTHHALWELATAGLAAADGFDQLRSMIDPARKSATTSAPKRYVRSTAGRWSLFTAEVQTPPTAIERARRTDAALESAAQILLKRYGVVFRDLLHRESNVPKWRELLGILRRLEERGVVRGGRFVTGFGGEQFALPEAVDSLRSSRHREAKEVVVVAGADPMNLVGIVLPGDRVAAVPGRSITYRNGILHRAEGLPPTSKSERQAASSNRYSFFSDTSPLKPPNGISAANSASKML, from the coding sequence ATGCAGATTCCTCCAGAACTCGCGTGGGCACACCCAGTCACAGCTGAGTGGTTCGTCCGCAAATTCGGTACGCCGACCGAGCCCCAGGTTCAGGGATGGCCGAGTATCCTCGCCGGGGAACCCACGCTCATTTCGGCACCGACAGGCTCGGGTAAAACGCTCGCAGCGTTTCTCGTATGCATCGACAGGCTCTTACGCCAGTCCATTGAGGGTTCCCTCGCTCCAGCAACTCAGGTCGCCTATGTCTCTCCGCTCAAGGCGCTGTCCAATGATGTGCAAAAGAACCTCGACGGTCCGCTGGCCGAGATTCAGCAGTTAGCGCTCGAACGAGGCTACCTGTCAATGGGGATTCGCACCGGGGTGCGGACAGGCGACACACTTACCAAAGAAAGATCGGCGATGCTAAGGAACCCGCCGCACATCCTGGTCACGACGCCGGAATCTCTCTACATCCTGCTCACCGCAGGAAAGAGCCGCGAACACCTTAGGAGCGTCAACACGGTCATCGTCGATGAGATTCATGCGATGGCGGACGATAAGCGCGGGGCACATTTATCTCTCTCCCTGGAACGGCTGGAAGCCCTGGTGTGTCGAGAGAACAAAGCGGCGGCCGCGCGATACCTCACTGGACTCATTACTCCGCCCCAACGGATAGGTCTGTCAGCTACTCAAAATCCCATTAACCTGGTTGCCCGCTTCCTGACCGGGGTCGATCCTTCCCGCAGGGCCGCCACAATCATCCAGGTCGGGCAGCGGCGTGAGCTCGACATCGCGATCGAGGTGCCCAGTGACGAGTTGAGCTCGGTCACTTCGAACGTAATGTGGGAAGAGATATTCGACAAGCTGGCGGCCCATGCTCAGAATCATCGATCAACCCTGGTGTTCGTGAACACCCGCAGGTTGGTGGAGAAAATTTCCTTCGCCCTTTCCGAGCGGCTTGGGATAGAACACGTTGCCGCCCACCACGGCTCCCTGTCCCGGACTCTGCGACTTGACGCCGAGCAACGCCTGAAGCGCGGCGAGATCAAGATTCTTGTCGCGACCGCCTCGCTCGAGCTCGGCATCGATATCGGCGACATTGATCTCGTTTGCCAGATTGCCAGCACCCGCGCCGTCGCCGTTGCCATGCAGCGCGTCGGTCGGGCGGGACACTGGCGAGGCGCTGTGCCCAAGGGCCGGCTGTTCGCCACGACCAGGGACGACTTGCTGGAGCAGGCGGCATTGATTCGCAAGATGCGTGCCGGTGAACTTGACCTGCTTGAAATTCCTCCGCAGCCTGCCGACGTTCTGATGCAACAGATCGTGGCGGCTTGCGGTGCGGAGTCGTGGGATGTCGATTGCCTCTACAACACATTCCGCCGTGCCTATTCCTATCGCGACCTGACCAGGGTGCAGTTCGATGAGCTGATAGCCATTCTGAGCAACGGCATTGAGTCGAGCCGAGGCCGGTATGGGGCTTACCTCATGCACGATCGCGTCCAGGGTCAGCTTCACCCACGACGCGGGGCGCGGATGATCTCGATCTCGAATGGTGGGGCCATCCCGGATACGGCGCTGTTCAGCGTTATCCTGCAACCGGAAGGTGTGCAGATCGCGACGCTTGACGAGCACTTTGCTGTGGACTCATCGCCGGGAGACGTCATTCTCTTGGGCAACACCAGTTGGCGGGTTCAGCGAATCGAAGCGGCAGGGCGAGTCTTAGTTGAAGACGCGAATGGCGCTCCCCCAAGTGTGCCGTTCTGGACTGGAGAAGCTCCCCAGCGAACGGGCGTGTTATGTGACGGCGTCAGTGAACTACGCGAGGCGATCTCTGGAAAGACATCGAATGTCGCACCGGGTTACATCTCCGCGGCACAGCCGGAGATTGCCGAGGCCGTGGGGTGGGTGATGGAGGAATGCGGAGTGTGCCCCTCCGGCGCACAGCAATTGATCGCTTACATCGTGGCAGGGCGCGCCGTGCTTGGTGCGGTTCCGTCGAAGACTACGATCATCGCGGAACGGTTCTTTGATGAGGGCGGCGGCATGCAACTCATCCTGCACGCCCCGTTCGGTGGCCGTATCAACAAGGCCTGGGGGCTCGCACTACGCAAGCGTTTCTGCCGTGGATTCAACTTCGAACTCCAGGCTGCGGCTACGGACAACGGAATCAACATCTCGCTCGCCGAGCAGCACAGCTTCCCCTTGTCTGACGTGTTCCAATTCCTGACCGAACAGACTGTGAAAGGTCTGCTGGAACAGGCGTCAATAGCCTCGCCCATCTTCAAGACAAGGTGGCGATGGGCGGCAGGCCGAAGTCTGCAACTACTTCGAACTTCCAAGGGAAAGCGGATAGCCCCGCAGGTACAGCGCACACGCTCTGACGACCTCATGGCAAGTGTGTTTCCTCAGGCGGCAGCCTGCTTTGAAACCATTGTCGGGGATATTCAGATACCGGGCCATCCACTGGTTCGGGAGGTGATGCAAGACGTCCTCCAGGAAGCAATGGACCTCGAAGGCCTGATTGGGGTGCTTCGTGGCATACAGGACGGAAGCATCCGATGCCTTGCCGTGGATACTCCCGTGCCGTCGCAGTTCGCACACGAGTTGTTAAATGCAAATCCCTACGCATTCCTGGATGAAGCGGGTCTGGAAGAACGCCGCGCCAGAGCGGTTTCGTTGCGGGGCACTATCCCGGCCAGTATGCTTCAGGAGGCAGGAAGACTTGATCCACGTGCTATCGATACGGTACGAAGCGAGTGCTGGCCGGACCTTCGTGATGAGCACGAGTTGCACGACCTGCTAATGAGTCTTGTCGCCTTTCCGGTATCTCTGCTGAATACGAATCCTACACGGAGCTGGCCCCGGTTGTACGAAGAGCTCACGCGCACTGGTCGCGCTCAAACTCTCGTTTGCACTGGCGTGCCCTGCTGGGTTGCGACAGAACAGCTTCCCCTCGCAGAGGCTCTTTGGCCATCGTCGACAATCACGATCAAGCCTTTCGACACAGAGGAAGCTCTGAAGAAATGTGCGCAGGGATGGCTTCAGCTTATGGGGCCGGTGACGGCCAACGATTTCGCAGGGCGTCTTTTGCTCAGCCCAGCTTCGGTCTATCAGACCTTCCTTGGAATGGAGATTCAGGGGCTGCTCATACGTGGAAGCTTCGAAAAATCCGCGACTGCCAAAGATCATGAAATCGAGTGGTGTGAACGGCGCATTCTTCAACGCATTCACCGTCTGACCTTGAGCATTCTTCGAAAGCAGGTTGAAGCGGTCACGCCTGCTGTCTACATGCGATGGGTGCTGGGATGGCAACACCTCGCACCTCAAACCCAGCTCACTGGAGAAGAGGGCCTGTTCGAAGTACTCTCGCAACTTGAAGGATTTGAGGCTCCGGCCATTGAGTGGGAACGGACGATCCTTCCCGCGAGGGTCGCCAACTATAATCCCCGCTGGCTGGATCAGCTCTGCCTCTCCGGCGCGGTAGGTTGGGGCCGGGTGTCACCGCATCCCGCATGGTCTGCTGGCGACGAGTCTGTACCCCGGCGGGTAATCCCTACCAACGCTGCACCGATCACATTCTTTGTTCGAGATTCGGCTCAGTGGCTCCCCTACGCGCTAGCAGAGCAATGTGTTGATGAGAAGAAGCTTCGACTAGCGCTTAGCACGGAGGCCCTGAGCGTGAGGGACCTCCTGAGGCAGCGAGGCGCGTGTTTCGCGGACGACATTCAGCGACTGTTGAACCTGACACGCCAGCAGACCCATCACGCGCTGTGGGAATTGGCAACCGCCGGCCTAGCGGCAGCGGATGGTTTCGACCAGCTCAGGTCGATGATTGACCCTGCCCGCAAATCCGCAACGACATCTGCGCCAAAGCGGTATGTGAGGAGCACAGCAGGACGCTGGTCCCTTTTCACGGCCGAGGTCCAGACACCTCCAACTGCCATCGAACGGGCTCGGCGTACTGATGCTGCTCTGGAGTCGGCGGCTCAGATCCTGCTCAAGCGGTATGGAGTGGTGTTCCGCGACCTCCTTCACCGCGAATCGAATGTTCCGAAATGGCGAGAACTTCTTGGGATATTACGTAGACTCGAAGAGAGAGGCGTAGTGCGTGGGGGACGCTTTGTGACGGGGTTCGGAGGAGAACAGTTCGCTCTCCCTGAAGCCGTTGATAGTCTGCGATCCTCAAGACATCGGGAAGCGAAAGAGGTCGTTGTCGTCGCCGGAGCAGATCCTATGAACCTGGTTGGAATCGTGCTGCCTGGGGATCGCGTAGCGGCAGTGCCGGGACGGTCCATAACTTACCGCAACGGAATCCTTCATCGGGCAGAGGGTCTACCACCCACCTCCAAATCAGAACGGCAGGCGGCGAGCTCGAACAGATACAGTTTCTTCTCGGACACGTCTCCATTGAAACCACCGAACGGTATCTCGGCTGCAAACAGTGCTTCCAAAATGCTGTGA
- a CDS encoding DDE-type integrase/transposase/recombinase, with amino-acid sequence MKASAAKAFFKKAIRHEGQPHLTITLDGYVASHRAVREMRTDSLLPKGTKLRSSKYLNNLIEQDHRGVKFRTQPMLGFTNFESAVITIAGVELLRRIHKDQFARNRLKIKGQAVLAIWNAVLAA; translated from the coding sequence CTGAAAGCATCGGCGGCCAAGGCCTTCTTCAAGAAGGCAATCAGGCATGAGGGGCAGCCGCATCTTACGATCACCCTCGATGGCTATGTGGCTTCGCATCGCGCCGTTCGCGAAATGCGTACAGACAGTCTGTTGCCCAAGGGCACGAAGCTACGCTCTTCAAAGTATCTGAACAACTTGATCGAGCAAGATCACCGTGGGGTCAAGTTCAGGACTCAACCTATGCTTGGCTTCACGAACTTTGAATCTGCCGTTATCACGATCGCTGGCGTGGAGCTACTCCGTCGCATTCACAAAGATCAATTCGCTCGAAATCGGCTGAAAATTAAAGGCCAAGCTGTGCTTGCGATCTGGAATGCCGTGCTCGCCGCATAA
- a CDS encoding iron-containing alcohol dehydrogenase: MAIEVLLPPIIKIGGGAIAEASSVLKHLGVKHPLIVTDPVLVRMGLAGSLRQQIEKAGIACGVFSETVPDPTTDAVIAGLQAFVQGKHDGLVSLGGGSPIDSAKAIGILASNGGRASDYKVPNKIPHVSPLHLAIPTTAGTGSEVSRFTVITDSETDEKMLIAGASLVPNAAIVDFELTLSMPGRLTADTGTDSLTHAIEAYVSRKANAFADAFAMAAMKTIWAELLTVFHEPGNRRARESMMLAATQAGMAFSNASVALVHGMSRPIGAHFHVPHGLSNAMLLPAVTAFSVQAAEGRYAECARIIGVASQLDSDAHAGGKLVDALFARNQDLGVPSPKQFGIPEQRYFSLIPTMAEQALASGSPQNNPRIPTKTEIEEIYRQIWN, from the coding sequence ATGGCGATAGAAGTCCTTCTTCCTCCGATTATCAAAATTGGCGGCGGAGCAATTGCTGAAGCGTCGAGCGTCTTGAAGCACCTCGGCGTCAAGCACCCTCTGATCGTCACCGACCCCGTACTTGTGCGTATGGGGCTGGCCGGGTCGTTGCGCCAGCAAATCGAGAAAGCAGGCATCGCTTGTGGCGTTTTCTCGGAAACCGTACCGGATCCTACGACCGACGCGGTAATAGCAGGCTTGCAAGCTTTTGTTCAAGGCAAACATGACGGGCTGGTGAGCTTAGGAGGCGGAAGCCCTATCGATTCGGCGAAGGCGATCGGCATCCTGGCGAGCAATGGCGGTCGAGCGAGCGATTACAAAGTGCCTAACAAGATTCCGCATGTGAGCCCGCTGCACCTTGCAATTCCCACCACTGCCGGAACAGGGTCCGAGGTGTCGCGCTTCACCGTCATCACCGATTCAGAAACCGACGAGAAGATGCTCATCGCGGGTGCGTCACTAGTACCAAATGCGGCGATCGTTGACTTTGAATTGACGCTGAGCATGCCCGGGAGGCTCACGGCGGATACAGGCACCGATTCACTGACTCACGCAATCGAGGCTTACGTAAGCCGCAAAGCAAACGCGTTCGCCGATGCTTTTGCAATGGCGGCTATGAAAACCATTTGGGCGGAGTTGCTGACTGTGTTTCACGAACCTGGCAATCGTCGCGCACGCGAGTCGATGATGTTGGCTGCGACTCAGGCCGGGATGGCATTCTCGAATGCAAGCGTGGCCTTGGTCCATGGTATGAGCCGGCCGATTGGAGCGCATTTCCACGTGCCGCATGGGCTTTCAAACGCAATGCTATTACCGGCCGTTACCGCATTTTCAGTGCAGGCTGCGGAAGGCCGCTACGCGGAATGTGCTCGAATCATAGGAGTAGCGTCTCAGTTAGATTCTGACGCCCATGCAGGCGGGAAACTCGTCGATGCACTGTTCGCGCGGAATCAGGATCTCGGGGTGCCTTCACCGAAACAATTTGGCATTCCCGAACAGAGATACTTCTCACTGATTCCAACAATGGCGGAACAAGCCCTGGCCTCAGGTTCACCACAGAATAATCCTCGCATTCCAACGAAAACGGAAATCGAAGAGATTTATCGGCAGATTTGGAATTGA
- a CDS encoding GH92 family glycosyl hydrolase: MSEPKSPLEISRRSFLKSTGFAAAAAMAPVATQLKAQTPTVTQHASMKDEQAASPVTLVSILQGTDSTPYFSRGNTLPIAARPFGMAHWTLQTTPNTPWMFQPGQRRIQGFRSTHQLSPWLGDYGQATFLPICGTPNLDYGERATSYRPEDSRLSPHTIAMKLLRYGIEAELVPTERGALIHASYTKDQIPGFVFDVPGDKTPMPEPDAAQRTIRFRSTANSGGVPNDFACYYVLQFSERWTALEHKDLTMHRSTHLSFAESVRSLDVRIATSFISFEQADRNLQLELGAKPIATLRTEAEQVWNKHLKCIEIEGASELQQRTFYSCLYRTLLFPRIWHEPDASGAMQHRSPYNGKVVPGVMYADHGYWDVYRAWYPMMTILFPDRLAEILQAWVNAYQEGGWLPQFPCPGYRACMTGSLIDSLFGEAAAKGIKGFDMAAAYAGLRKHATQPGNPDAGYGRRGIDDYLKFNYDPADKVEQAAAETVDAAYGDFCIAQVAKALGNTDDYAMFMKRSENWRNIFDPKAGFFRGKNSDGSFLEPFSPIRWGDPYVEGAAYQHRFDAPHAMQALIEAMGGKEKVVAELEKMLTIFPDFETGSYGSEIHEMSEMAAINFGQYAHSNQPSHHILYVFTVAGRQDRTAHWTKRVMDELYTPDLFAGDEDTGSMAAWYILSSLGFYPLCPGKPEYILGAPLFARATVHLPNTKTLIVENAYKSGSTVHTSLDGKPLLGGVIQHDEIKAGGKLRFV; encoded by the coding sequence ATGAGTGAGCCAAAGAGTCCCCTGGAAATCAGCCGTCGTTCTTTTCTTAAGTCCACAGGCTTTGCCGCCGCCGCGGCCATGGCGCCTGTTGCGACGCAACTGAAAGCCCAGACGCCCACGGTTACGCAGCACGCATCGATGAAGGATGAGCAGGCGGCGAGTCCCGTCACACTCGTCAGCATTCTGCAAGGAACCGATTCTACGCCTTATTTCTCGCGCGGAAACACGCTGCCCATTGCAGCGCGACCCTTCGGGATGGCGCACTGGACGCTGCAGACAACGCCGAACACGCCGTGGATGTTTCAGCCCGGGCAACGGCGGATCCAAGGCTTTCGCTCCACTCATCAGCTGAGTCCGTGGCTCGGGGACTACGGGCAGGCCACGTTCCTGCCGATATGCGGCACTCCGAACCTGGACTACGGCGAACGGGCCACCTCTTATCGCCCGGAGGATTCACGCCTCTCTCCGCACACGATCGCGATGAAACTCTTGCGTTACGGCATCGAGGCCGAGCTGGTTCCGACCGAACGCGGTGCACTGATCCATGCCAGTTACACCAAGGACCAGATACCAGGCTTCGTCTTCGATGTCCCGGGCGACAAGACTCCCATGCCAGAGCCGGACGCTGCGCAGCGCACAATTCGCTTCCGCTCCACGGCCAACTCCGGCGGCGTACCAAACGACTTTGCCTGCTATTACGTTTTGCAATTCTCCGAGCGATGGACAGCCCTCGAGCACAAAGATCTGACGATGCATCGCTCAACCCATCTCAGCTTTGCAGAGAGCGTCCGCTCCCTGGACGTCCGTATTGCAACTTCCTTCATTTCCTTTGAGCAGGCTGATCGCAACCTTCAACTCGAACTCGGCGCGAAGCCCATAGCCACTTTGCGCACCGAGGCAGAACAGGTATGGAACAAGCACCTGAAGTGCATTGAGATCGAGGGTGCATCGGAGCTGCAACAGCGCACCTTCTACTCCTGCCTCTATCGCACCTTGTTGTTCCCTCGCATATGGCATGAGCCGGATGCGAGCGGTGCAATGCAACATCGCAGTCCCTACAACGGCAAGGTCGTGCCAGGCGTGATGTATGCCGATCACGGTTACTGGGACGTTTATCGCGCCTGGTATCCCATGATGACCATTCTCTTCCCCGATCGCCTTGCAGAGATTCTGCAGGCGTGGGTCAATGCTTACCAGGAGGGCGGATGGCTTCCACAGTTTCCATGCCCGGGCTATCGCGCATGCATGACAGGCAGCCTCATCGATTCGCTCTTCGGCGAGGCAGCCGCCAAAGGCATCAAGGGCTTCGATATGGCCGCAGCCTATGCCGGGCTCAGGAAGCACGCAACCCAGCCCGGCAATCCCGACGCTGGCTATGGGCGCCGCGGTATCGATGACTATCTGAAATTCAACTATGACCCCGCCGACAAAGTCGAACAGGCCGCCGCCGAGACAGTCGACGCTGCCTATGGCGACTTCTGTATTGCTCAGGTCGCGAAAGCTCTGGGCAATACCGACGACTACGCCATGTTCATGAAGCGCTCTGAAAACTGGCGCAACATCTTCGATCCTAAGGCGGGTTTCTTTCGCGGCAAAAACTCGGATGGAAGCTTCCTCGAACCCTTCAGCCCCATTCGCTGGGGCGACCCCTATGTCGAGGGTGCTGCCTATCAGCATCGCTTCGACGCACCCCACGCCATGCAGGCGCTGATCGAAGCCATGGGTGGCAAAGAGAAAGTCGTCGCCGAGCTCGAGAAGATGCTCACGATCTTCCCCGACTTCGAAACCGGGTCCTACGGCAGCGAAATCCACGAGATGTCAGAGATGGCGGCCATCAATTTTGGCCAGTATGCACACAGCAACCAGCCCTCACATCACATCCTGTATGTCTTCACTGTTGCAGGGCGGCAGGACCGTACAGCTCACTGGACCAAGCGCGTGATGGACGAACTCTACACCCCGGACCTCTTTGCGGGGGATGAAGACACCGGCTCCATGGCCGCCTGGTACATCCTCAGTTCGCTCGGCTTCTACCCACTCTGCCCCGGCAAGCCGGAGTACATCCTCGGAGCGCCACTCTTCGCCCGAGCCACAGTGCACCTGCCCAACACCAAAACCCTCATCGTAGAAAATGCATACAAAAGCGGCAGCACTGTCCATACCTCACTCGACGGCAAACCGTTGCTCGGCGGCGTGATTCAACACGACGAGATAAAAGCGGGCGGAAAGCTACGTTTTGTATAA
- a CDS encoding class I SAM-dependent methyltransferase, with translation MDLSNGYESVSEEFLARRGNGRNRSDAIGAKEVRKWAKTLPRGSSVIDLGCGPGFPITVVLIEEGLQVFGVDAAPSFVAAFKRNLPGTPIVCESVLESSFFDRTFDGVLSIGLMFLLRAEEQRRLIRRFADLLVPGGRLLFTATAKPHAWADAMTGLESISLGADEYRKLLGAAGISVTEEYEDVGGNHYFDAFKEKYIR, from the coding sequence ATGGATCTATCCAATGGATACGAATCAGTCTCTGAAGAATTTCTTGCGCGTCGTGGCAATGGTAGGAACCGCTCTGATGCGATCGGTGCGAAGGAAGTACGGAAGTGGGCGAAAACACTGCCGCGGGGCAGCAGCGTTATTGACCTGGGTTGTGGGCCCGGCTTTCCCATCACGGTGGTTCTGATCGAAGAAGGACTTCAAGTCTTTGGGGTCGATGCAGCACCATCGTTTGTTGCGGCATTCAAACGCAACCTACCGGGCACACCCATCGTTTGCGAATCCGTCCTAGAGTCGAGCTTTTTTGATCGAACCTTCGATGGCGTGTTGTCAATTGGGCTGATGTTCCTTCTCAGAGCTGAAGAGCAGCGCCGCCTGATCCGGCGATTCGCGGATCTCCTGGTGCCGGGTGGCCGTTTGTTATTCACCGCAACCGCCAAACCTCATGCTTGGGCTGACGCAATGACGGGCCTCGAATCAATTTCCCTGGGGGCCGACGAATACCGGAAGCTACTCGGAGCCGCAGGCATATCGGTCACAGAGGAATACGAGGATGTTGGGGGAAACCACTATTTCGATGCCTTCAAGGAAAAATACATAAGATAA
- a CDS encoding LytR/AlgR family response regulator transcription factor: MSARTIQDQAVACKTFVQQAAHADAIAPVGARRGTAMFSTKSKRGHTPGATEDQYFEAVDTSLPPVVRVDAASLMRISRQLETIAKRQGPRIAFKAKGTILLLNLFDIVAVQAEGNYVSLQHRPHPYLVHESLSSMANKLKPYGFIRIHRSVVVNISAVEEIQPLPTGEYRLLVRGGKEYLVTRTYKHNLRDLAQLWVGTEWLCG; encoded by the coding sequence ATGAGCGCCCGCACAATTCAGGATCAGGCCGTTGCGTGTAAAACCTTTGTTCAGCAAGCTGCTCACGCAGATGCAATCGCTCCGGTTGGCGCACGGCGGGGGACCGCGATGTTCTCCACCAAAAGTAAAAGGGGCCACACTCCTGGAGCGACAGAGGACCAGTACTTCGAAGCTGTAGATACATCATTGCCTCCCGTCGTTCGAGTTGATGCGGCGAGCCTCATGCGAATCTCGCGGCAGTTGGAGACCATAGCGAAACGACAGGGGCCGCGAATCGCGTTCAAGGCAAAGGGCACCATTTTACTGTTGAATCTATTCGACATTGTGGCAGTGCAAGCAGAAGGCAATTACGTCTCGCTGCAACATCGACCTCATCCCTATCTGGTGCACGAATCCCTCTCGTCCATGGCCAATAAGCTCAAACCCTACGGTTTTATTCGCATCCACCGATCTGTCGTCGTGAATATCTCGGCCGTTGAGGAGATCCAACCTCTACCGACGGGGGAGTACAGACTGCTTGTAAGAGGCGGAAAGGAATACTTAGTAACGCGTACATACAAACACAACCTCAGAGATCTGGCTCAACTGTGGGTAGGAACAGAATGGCTTTGCGGATAA